The sequence below is a genomic window from Candidatus Cloacimonadota bacterium.
ATTGGATCATTCTCATAAGCAATTTTTGGGGAAGTTCGTTTTTATTCTTCTCTCTGCCCGCTTTGTATTCCCTATTTATAATCCAAACATCTTCGCGATCTTGATAATTTAACGATCTCCCCGCATCCGTTTTTTCACTCAAACCAAAGCGACAGTTCAGATTGAATTTGCGTTTTTCCTTACCCGGTTTTTCATAATACAAAATATGATAGTGAGAAGAAACATATTTTCTGCGCGTAAAAACTCCAAAATTATATTTCCAGATGATATGATTTATTTCCTTAAGTTTGGTGGAACGTAACGCATGGAGAATGTGATACAAATTCGTATAACCGGAAACGATATAAATTTGTCCGGAAGGTTTCAGAATCCTTTCTGCTTCATTTATCCATTTTTGGCTGAAAGCAGCGTATTCCTTTTTCGGGACCTCTACATAACCCTGAATTACATTTCCCTCATTCCGGTTATAATGTTTATGCAAAGTTTGCCCTTCAATTCCATAAGGTGGATCTGTAATAATCAAATCAATTGAATTATCCGCTATATGCTGCTTTGCACCCAAAATGCAATCGGAATTATAAAAGAAATTTCCCTTAACTTGTACTTTTTTCATGAATACCTTTCTTTTGTTACTTAATTAAATATTTACAAATCCGCAACCTTTCAAAAAGCTGTCAAACAAATCATATAAATAGATGAGGCATTTTCACTGTTTTTTCATTCGTATTTTAAAATTTTTTTTGCGAAGTGCTGCTTATTATACTCCCCCTTCTTTTCTCATTCCCAAGTCCTTTATTTTTTTATACCCAAACCTTTTATTTTCTCTTGTTCTCAAACTTTTTATTTTCTCTTGTTCTCAAACCTNNNNNNNNNNNNNNNNNNNNNNNNNNNNNNNNNNNNNNNNNNNNNNNNNNNNNNNNNNNNNNNNNNNNNNNNNNNNNNNNNNNNNNNNNNNNNNNNNNNNTTTTATTTTCTCTTGTTCTCAAACCTTTTATTTTCTCTTGTTCCCAAACCCCAGCTGGCGGATTGGGAACACAATTTGTCGCCAAACCCCAGTTTGGCATTTCATCCCAGGAGCACATAGCATTTTCCATCTGAGATTTGGCGAAATATGAAAGTTCGAAGCAGGGGCTTCTCGAAAAAGGCGTTCCCAATCCGCCAGCTGGCGGATGGGAACGAGATTGGTGCGGGGCTTGGGAACGGAAGACTAGTGCGGGGCTTGGGAACGAGATGATTAAGGACGGAAAAACAATTCGACTCGAATAATGCTGATTGAACTGATGACTACTGATTGAAATGAACTAAGTTTATAATTTTCCAAGCCTTTTATCTCTTTTATATAATTGTCAAATACTAAAACTTTGACAGGTTCATAGCGGTTTCATGATATTCGTTATATAAAAATAAATAAATTTAATTCGGAGGAAAAATGTTAAGAAGAAGAAAAAAACACGGATTTGTAAAAACAGCCCTCATTGTCGGCATATTGTTTTTTGTAGTTCTTACTACAAATATATTTGCCCAAGAACTGACAAAACTTGTTGATATTCCCACCGCAGGGATTCTACAAAAAGGCGAAATTAATTTTCAATCATTGATTTACAAAAATGGAGGAATCTGTTTCGGTGCCGGTGTTGGAATTATTCCGAAATTGATGTTTGGAATGGAATATGGTGGTGAAAGCGTTATCGGAAACGAAAAGCCAAACTGGGATGAATATCCGGGTGTTTACGTCAAATATCGTATTTTTGATGAAAGCCCAAAAACTCCGGCTCTGGCAGTTGGTTTTGATTCTCGTGGTTACGGAGCATTTTTGGAGACAGACATAGACACGATTAAAGTTAACCGTTACGAATTAAAATCCAAAGGATTTTATACGGTTTTAAGTCAAAATTTTAATTTCTTGGGTGAACTCGGAATCCATGTCGGGGCGAATTACAGTATTGAACGCGATGATAATGATGACAATCTAAATTGTTTTCTCGGAATTGACAAAAGTTTAAACAATCAAATTGGATTTTTCAGTGAATATGATTTCGCCTTTAATGACAACGGAAAATCCGGCAATGCCGAAACTTACAGTTTTGGGGAAGATAACGGATATTTAAACGCAGCTCTTTATCTGAATATTTCGGATAACATAAGGCTGCAATTGAATTTTAGAGATATTTTGAACAACCAATATGACGAGCCGGATCGTTCCCTCACAATACAATATTCATCTCAAATCTGATTAATATATGATCCGAAAAAAGCACATCTTTTTACTGCTACTTTTCTTTATAACATTGCAGTTGTTTTCAGTTACATCTGCCAGGGCAAATAATTCTTATTTCTATTTTTGGTTGGGCGAACAAGCAAAAAGCGATCATCATTACGAAGAAGCGGATTCTCTCTTCCACCTCGCTCAGATAATGGACCCAAATTCTGAAAAAATAGTAATTGAGCGAATGTCTGTTTTATATTTCCAGCAGAAATTTGAAAAAATTATCAATATTGGAGTAAAAAGCATTGAGCAAGGTTTTACGAATTCGGACATTTTCCTCATGGTTGCAGATAGTTACAAACGCATGGGTGAAAATAAAAGAGCGGTAAAAATCCTCAAGCGATATTTGAGAAATAAGGATCATAAAAATCATAAAATATATTTTCTCCTCTATCAGATATATTCTGAAGTTGGAGACAAAGATCTTGCTTTTCACTATCTTAAAAAATCGGAAAAATTGGCTGAAGATAATCCTGATTTCCTCTATAAAATATCACAGATTTATGCTCAAATTGGCGAAGATGAAGAATTCATCAAAACATTAAAAAAAATATTAGCCATTAATCCCGACCACTATCATGCAAGCCTTTGGCTCGGTGATTATTATTTTAACAAACGTGATTTCACAATAGCTGCAAAATATTTTGAGCACATTTTCAATCTTACAAACACACTTCCTCCGATTCAGTTGCGGGAATTAATCATTTCGCTTTTTTATACTGATAACTTTCAAAAAATCCTTGATATTGCAAATTATTATTCTATCCATTCATTGGACTTTTTTATCAAAAAAATAATTTTCGATACTTATTTTCAGATGCATAATTATGAAAAAAACGTAGAATTCGGCGAAAAATATATAGTTCATAATCCCAATGCAAACGCAGAAACTCTTGATACAACGTATGAGATGATGGCACTTTCCGAATTTCATTTGCAAAATTTTGAAAAATCTTCCGAGTATTTTTTTTATATTCAAAACCTAAATAGGCTGCTGACTAATTTTCAATCTATTACCGAAATCACAAATTTTACGCATGACACAAAACTCTTTGATAAAGTTTATACATTTTCCAAAACAAAAAATGATACCCTGCATAACGTCGTTAAAACGTTCTATTCATTCTATTATGCCAGCAACGATTCTATTGCAAAAGCCAAACAAATATTGGCAGAAATAGACACTACCTATTTCAAGAATCCTATCATTTTGAATTCATTAGCATACATTTATTTAAAAACTGATAACGACACAACCTTTGCCAGACATTTGTTAGACCTGAGAGAAAATCCAGTGGAATCAACTTCTATGACAATGGGAAACTTTTACTATGGAGAAGAACTTTTTGAAAAATCCATTCCATTTTGCTTAGATGCCATTCGCGAAGATTCTACTCAAGTTAAACCCTATTACCGTCTATCCTCTGTTTACAATAAATTGGGTCAAGAAAAAAAAGAAATGGAAATTCTCCAAATTGCTTTAAAAAAATTCCCGAATAATCCCCATTTCCTCAATCAGATCGGCTATTCCTATGCTGAAGACGGGATTAATCTAAATGAAGCAGTTAAATTGTTGCAAAAAGCTGTTTCCATTGATTCAGAAAATGTTTATATTTGGGACAGTCTTGCTTGGGCTTTTTTTCAATCAGGGCAATACGAAAAAGCACTTGATGCAATGCAAATTGTTATTGATAGCGATCGGCAAGATTCGATAATATATTATCATCTTGGAAATATTTTTTGGAAACTCGGTAAACTCAACGAAGCCAAAAAACAATGGGAAGCGTCAATAAAAATCGGCAATAGTGAAGATGGGGTAATAAAATCCCAACAAATGTTAGAAAAAATAAAACAAGTAAAAAATAGAAATTAATTTTA
It includes:
- a CDS encoding site-specific DNA-methyltransferase, giving the protein MKKVQVKGNFFYNSDCILGAKQHIADNSIDLIITDPPYGIEGQTLHKHYNRNEGNVIQGYVEVPKKEYAAFSQKWINEAERILKPSGQIYIVSGYTNLYHILHALRSTKLKEINHIIWKYNFGVFTRRKYVSSHYHILYYEKPGKEKRKFNLNCRFGLSEKTDAGRSLNYQDREDVWIINREYKAGREKNKNELPQKLLMRMIQYSSNPGDLICDLFLGGFSTAEVAVGLKRKFVGFEISSHIFDKKIKAMKNLKSGFLMDKLRKPAHDETTNQGKRWSKEEIEKLILDFSKLYYKDGKTKQESIDLLSKKFKRGKWGILKILNAEKGKTKIMNNEQ
- a CDS encoding tetratricopeptide repeat protein, whose translation is MIRKKHIFLLLLFFITLQLFSVTSARANNSYFYFWLGEQAKSDHHYEEADSLFHLAQIMDPNSEKIVIERMSVLYFQQKFEKIINIGVKSIEQGFTNSDIFLMVADSYKRMGENKRAVKILKRYLRNKDHKNHKIYFLLYQIYSEVGDKDLAFHYLKKSEKLAEDNPDFLYKISQIYAQIGEDEEFIKTLKKILAINPDHYHASLWLGDYYFNKRDFTIAAKYFEHIFNLTNTLPPIQLRELIISLFYTDNFQKILDIANYYSIHSLDFFIKKIIFDTYFQMHNYEKNVEFGEKYIVHNPNANAETLDTTYEMMALSEFHLQNFEKSSEYFFYIQNLNRLLTNFQSITEITNFTHDTKLFDKVYTFSKTKNDTLHNVVKTFYSFYYASNDSIAKAKQILAEIDTTYFKNPIILNSLAYIYLKTDNDTTFARHLLDLRENPVESTSMTMGNFYYGEELFEKSIPFCLDAIREDSTQVKPYYRLSSVYNKLGQEKKEMEILQIALKKFPNNPHFLNQIGYSYAEDGINLNEAVKLLQKAVSIDSENVYIWDSLAWAFFQSGQYEKALDAMQIVIDSDRQDSIIYYHLGNIFWKLGKLNEAKKQWEASIKIGNSEDGVIKSQQMLEKIKQVKNRN